The following proteins are encoded in a genomic region of Oncorhynchus clarkii lewisi isolate Uvic-CL-2024 unplaced genomic scaffold, UVic_Ocla_1.0 unplaced_contig_9311_pilon_pilon, whole genome shotgun sequence:
- the LOC139402717 gene encoding WAS/WASL-interacting protein family member 1-like, which produces MPPPPPPPAPPPPPTFAVANTQKPSLSKNEAQGRNALLSDIGKGARLKKAVTNDRSQPVIDKPKGGGGGGGGGGGGGGGGGGGGGGGGGGPVLGGLFAGGMPKLRSSGGNSNGGPRPPMVPPGGRSSGPRPFGGGGPSAGPPRFSGAPAFPRSSAPDLPRGRAGPPRPETPGGPPPPIPNTPRPNQNFQSRGTPPVPGGARIPSSAPAPPPPNLAGRHQGLPPPPGPIGAPSGPKPSFGAPPVPSSGRPPLPPAPHPGRPSEDPWPPPPPLGGHRSSISKDGPPPPSFNSKPPSSSSSRPSIGGGGAPPLPPGRPGPPLLPPTPAGGDEHTPRLPQRNISLNSPAPPPGRSGPLPPPPSERPPPLGKNPPGRTGPLPPPPSSGPRGGSIRSSPVPPPPNRPGAEPPRGGQRPPLPPDRPGIGGPPPPMGNGFQNSHHQHIDEWEARFQFHPVSDLPVPEPYVSCQKTYPSKLSKTDGRGSDKKSRGAPPLPPIPR; this is translated from the exons atgcCTCCTCCCCCGCCACCCCctgcccctcccccacccccaacCTTCGCTGTG GCAAATACACAGAAGCCATCACTCAGCAAGAACGAAGCACAAGGAAGAAACGCCTTACTGTCTGATATCGGAAAAGGTGCTCGCCTGAAGAAGGCCGTGACCAATGACAGGAGTCAACCCGTCATTGACA AACccaaaggtggaggaggaggaggaggaggtggcggaggaggaggaggaggaggaggaggaggtggcggcggcggaggaggaggaccagTACTAGGAGGTCTCTTTGCAGGAGGCATGCCCAAGCTTCGGTCCTCAGGAGGGAACAGTAACG GAGGCCCTAGGCCCCCCATGGTACCTCCAGGAGGCCGTTCCTCAGGCCCCAGACCGTTTGGTGGTGGGGGCCCCTCCGCTGGCCCTCCACGGTTCTCAGGGGCCCCAGCCTTTCCCCGGAGCAGCGCCCCCGACCTCCCCAGGGGACGGGCAGGCCCCCCGCGACCAGAGACCCCTGGCGGACCCCCTCCCCCAATCCCCAACACCCCACGGCCCAACCAGAACTTCCAGAGCCGAGGGACCCCACCTGTTCCAGGAGGAGCCCGGATCCCCAGCTCAGCCCCAGCACCTCCACCCCCCAACCTTGCAGGCAGACACCAAGGCTTGCCCCCTCCCCCTGGCCCTATAGGGGCCCCGTCTGGGCCAAAACCCTCCTTTGGGGCCCCTCCGGTTCCCAGTAGTGGACGTCCCCCTCTACCCCCAGCCCCCCACCCTGGCAGACCCTCAGAGGACCCctggcccccacccccacccctggGGGGCCACCGGTCCTCCATATCCAAAGATGGACCACCGCCACCATCTTTCAACTCCAAGCCCCCCAGCTCGTCTTCCTCTCGGCCCTCCATCGGCGGTGGTGgagctccccctctccctcctggcAGACCGGGCCCTCCACTGTTGCCCCCAACGCCTGCGGGAGGAGACGAACACACCCCCAGACTACCACAGAGGAACATTTCACTCAACTCGCCGGCGCCGCCACCTGGCCGGTCAGGACCACTGCCACCCCCTCCCAGTGAGAGGCCGCCCCCTCTGGGTAAAAACCCCCCAGGACGGACGG GCccgctccctccccctccctcctcaggtccacgtggaggcagtataaggTCATCTCCTGTCCCCCCACCTCCTAACCGCCCGGGAGCAGAGCCCCCCCGTGGGGGACAACGGCCCCCGCTCCCACCAGACCGACCGGGAATAGGAGGCCCTCCTCCCCCCATGGGCAACGGCTTCCAGAACTCCCATCACCAACACATTG atgaGTGGGAGGCCCGGTTCCAGTTCCACCCTGTCTCAGACCTCCCTGTCCCAGAGCCTTACGTGTCCTGTCAGAAGACATACCCCAGCAAGTTGTCCAAGACTGACGGCAGAG GTTCAGATAAAAAGTCCAGGGGTGCCCCCCCACTACCCCCTATCCCCAGGTGA